Sequence from the Cuniculiplasma divulgatum genome:
TATCCAATCCTCCACCCGGTCATTGCATAGCTCTTGGAAAAGCCTGAGAGTGTGATAGTCCTGGGAAACATTTCCGGAATGCTTGCAGGAGAGAACATTTTGCCTTCATATATCAGGTCCTCGTAAATTTCGTCACTGACCAGGTAAAGTCCGTGTTTCAGCACAAAATCTGAGAGATTCCTGAGGGCTTTCTCTGTATAGACCTTACCGGTTGGATTTGTGGGATTGCTCAGGATGACCATCCTGGTTCTGGGCGATACGAGCTTCTCCATCTGGTCAAAATCAAATTCGTAATCATCTGTTGTGGGAACTGTGATGACCTTCCCGCCGTATAACCTGACTATATCGGGATATGACAGGTAGTAAGGTTCCGGTATTATGACCTCATCACCTGGGTTGATCAGGCACATCACCGCCAGATTTATGGCAAACTTCGTCGGTGTTACCAGCACATTGCCTGCCGAGGCCTGGACTCCGTTGAAGCTCTTCTCCTTGGATGCGATTGCCTCACGAAGCTCAGGAATGCCAAGTGATGGGGTATAGTGGGTCTTGCCCTCATTTGCTGCCTTGAATGCGGCATCAATTATGTCCCTGGGAGTTGTGAAATCCGGTTCACCTATACCAAAATTGAAGATCTTCTTTCCGGATCTCTTAAGTTCAGCTGCCCTGTTGCTGGCGGATACGCTCCTGGATTCACCTATGGCCTCAAGCCTGGAAGCTAGCATCCATGGCAATTCACTTTCCAAATATATTATTATCAGTGTGACATCCGACTAATTGCAGGTATTGTAATGATCAACAGACAGCTTTCCGAATCCATCAGGAATCTCATGCCGGCCAGGGCAAGAACCACAAACCCTGACAAACCGGTTTCAATGTGGCGCGAAAGGGACCGGCTCAGGGGTTTCCCGGAAAACACCATAGTGGTGATATTCCGCACCGCCGGATGCGCATGGTACAACTTCTCCTCATGCTCCATGTGCGGATATTTCAATGACGTTGCCTCCAACATAACACCTGAAAACCTAAAGAATCAGATAGATTCTGTTGCCGGATCCCTTGGCGATGTCAGGGTGCTCAAGGTATTCACATCAGGGAGCTTCCTGGATCCTCTGGAATTCCCTCCGGAAGCCAGAGATTATTTCTTCAGGAGCATCCAGGGGAAGATCGATAAGCTGCTGGTGGAATCAAGGACTGAGTACATAACAGAAAGCAACACAGGATCACTCCGGGATTACGGAATACCCATCAGGATAGCAATAGGCCTGGAAAGCTCAAACGACCAGATAATAAGGAACTCCATAAACAAGGGTAGCAGCTTTTCAAAATTTGTGTCTGCATCCAGCACGGCAAGAAGGCTGGGGTATGAACTCAGGACATATCTGCTTTTCAAGCCGCTGTTCATGTCTGAAAAGGCGGCCATTGCTGACATGATACAGTCCATAGAGGATGCCAGGGGCCATTCCACCGACATATCGGTGAACCCAATGAACATCCAGAAACACACGCTGGTTGAAAGCATGTGGAACAAGGGGCTTTACAGGCTTCCAAGGCTCTGGAGCCTGGCCAGAATTCTGCTGGAGACCAGCGATCTTGGTGCAGGCGTTGTTTCCTACCCAACCGGTGGAAACAGGGAAAGAGGCATACATAACGAGGAGAATGATCCTGAACTGCTCAACCTCATCTATGAGGCTTCCCTCACACAGGATTTCTCAGGGCTACGTGAATA
This genomic interval carries:
- a CDS encoding pyridoxal phosphate-dependent aminotransferase, translating into MLASRLEAIGESRSVSASNRAAELKRSGKKIFNFGIGEPDFTTPRDIIDAAFKAANEGKTHYTPSLGIPELREAIASKEKSFNGVQASAGNVLVTPTKFAINLAVMCLINPGDEVIIPEPYYLSYPDIVRLYGGKVITVPTTDDYEFDFDQMEKLVSPRTRMVILSNPTNPTGKVYTEKALRNLSDFVLKHGLYLVSDEIYEDLIYEGKMFSPASIPEMFPRTITLSGFSKSYAMTGWRIGYMVAPDEIIKASNKIQQQTMTCASSISQYGALAALSDRDSPAKFREIFRSRRDNVYKLVSETEGISMRKPEGAFYAFVKYENRIPSEDFCEKALEKSGIVITPGSAFGNQGEYHFRLSFATDNDTIRDGIAELGRFVHSLPA
- a CDS encoding archaeosine biosynthesis radical SAM protein RaSEA, which encodes MINRQLSESIRNLMPARARTTNPDKPVSMWRERDRLRGFPENTIVVIFRTAGCAWYNFSSCSMCGYFNDVASNITPENLKNQIDSVAGSLGDVRVLKVFTSGSFLDPLEFPPEARDYFFRSIQGKIDKLLVESRTEYITESNTGSLRDYGIPIRIAIGLESSNDQIIRNSINKGSSFSKFVSASSTARRLGYELRTYLLFKPLFMSEKAAIADMIQSIEDARGHSTDISVNPMNIQKHTLVESMWNKGLYRLPRLWSLARILLETSDLGAGVVSYPTGGNRERGIHNEENDPELLNLIYEASLTQDFSGLREYYDSADRSAYDEFVDAEDINYDQPDYSRLLARIRSSSTRL